The stretch of DNA TGAAATGCACGTTGGCAAAATCGGGATTATAGTCTTTGAGAAAGGCAATGACTTCTTTGGATGCAGGGCCGCGGTCCATAAGGTCGCCGAGGAAGATTATATCGGCATCACGCTCTGGATGGGCGCGGCGCTCATCTTCGATTTTCATCAGCAACTCTTGGAGCGCGTCAAAACAGCCATGGACATCACCAATCATAAACCCAATGGCATTGTTTGGGCCTGATGGCGCGACCGTATTTGATACCGCAGCCGCGGCCTTGCGGCGATTGAATAAACCGAACATTTCGACACCTTTTCATGCGCCCACATGGTGGATAACGCGACAATTTTCCTACCGCGTGATCAGATTTTACACATAGGGGCACTATGCCAGAAAGCCAATGTAAAGCCAGCCTAAATGGTCATGGCCCGACTTTGGACTGGGTAGATTTTACAGCCATGTAGATAAAGCATAAGGGCGCGCCACCCCGTAAAATGGGGGTTTTCCCATGCCTTTAATAATTGTATGTATATTGGTCTATTAAGATTGTTTTTTGTTAGCCTCATACGTATGTTGACGCTTTTGCGATGGTTAGTCCGATGAAGTTAGTGAGAAATGCCCTTCTGTTACTGTGCTTCTTCCCGTCTATTACCTTCGGCGTTCTTGCCGCAGAAATATTCCCGTGGGCCATTTTATTTTTTATTGCGTCAATTCATCTGATTCAGCCTAGGTTATTAGTCTCAAGCGGAATGTTAATTCTTCCGCTTTTAATTTCTGCTGCGGTAGCGACGACCAATTTTTCAGGCGCAGATTCGTTGAGAAGCGTCGCGGCATATTTAAACGTCGTCGCCGCATTTATTGTTTTTCTAAGTCTTAGACAGGACGCCGTCGAGGCATCCTGCCGGCTCGTTAAAAACGTTTTAATTTTTCTAATCGTCATGGGTGTTTTACAATTTTTGAATTTGCTTGGCTTTTTAGAGGGGGTTTTATCATTTATTGTCCCGCGTGCCTCTGTCACCTCATTGTCCGAAATGGGCAATCGCGGGGTTACACTTTTGTCTAGTGAGCCTAGTCGAGCTGGGGTGGAGATTGTATATCTCTATGTCTTGTGCAGACTAGTGTTCATCAAAGAAAAATTCGGCATTTTTCTTGATATCCTTTGTATCGTTTTCTTACTTACTATTATTAAGGCTGTTCAGCCCTTAGCTTTTGGAATATTCGCGGTATCGCTTTTTTTGATCAAAAAGCCGAGTCATGCAGTCGCTGTGGTGGCTATCCTTTTGATTGGTTTGACCCTTGGTGTGAATGTAGAGGAAGGTCGTGCTGTTGTTCTTTTGGAGACGCTCGCGAGCTCGGGTTCTTTCTCCGACGCTATCTTTTTTCTGGCCAACGAATCTGGACACCGCCTCTTAACAACTTATGCCTTTACCGCCTACGGTTTTCAGAACCCTTTTGGTGCGGGGGTCGGAATGTGGCCCATTGCCTCTATCGAAGCTCTTCGTGCAACAGGCGTAGACATAACCCAATTAAGGTATTTTCTTATTCATGGGGATGGTAACTACATTTCCGTGCGGGGTTCTGGCTTGTTATCAAATATGATGTTAGACGTTGGCATTGTTGGGACCTCTGCGTTTATTTACTGGGTTTTTTATGCCACCCGGAATATCCGTAGAAAGGATAAGACCACCATACTCGTGCTTACATTATTGTTTGTGAAGATTGCATTTATTGGCTCCGTTGGAGAACCTCTTCCTTGGATAATCACGGCGCTTGCTTTAAAATGGAATTACAATTTACCGCGCAACCAACACATAATGTCGCGATCGCACTAACACGTTGAGGATAGCACTATGGATAAGTGCGAGGATGAAACTACTGAAACTCACCAAATGGATCTAGCTGGACTGCATAATGTGCTTTTGATGATCGCTAGAGACTTTGATGATTTTTGTACATCAAATGAGATTACATATTACTTGATGGGCGGTACCGCTCTGGGCGCAATGAGGCACGGCGGTTTCATTCCGTGGGACGATGATTTTGATGTTTTTATGGATAGAAAAAATTATAAAAAGTTCCTTAGCTTAGCGCCCAAAAAACTCAATAATGATAAGTATTATTTTCAAGCTGAAAATACGACTGAATGGCCTTTGTTTTTTTCAAAACTACGCCTGAACGATACAGAGTATGTGGAAAGGTATGAGGATTTAGGGAAAATGCACTGCGGCATTTATATTGATATAATGTGTCTCTATAACAGTTTTTCATTTAAGCCTTTGCGTTATCTGCAATATCTATGTGCTAAAACGCTGTCTGCTTCTGCACTTCATAAGCGGGGTTACAATACAAAGTCTGTCTTAAAGAAAGTCGCTATACGATGCGCATCGATTGCGAATCTTCCCCCTTTAAAAAAATTCCTATTTCGATTTGTGAGCTGTTTAGACGGACGTGAAACAGAGGTTGTAGGGCATTTTTTCGGCAGAGCCCCATTCAAAAGAACGTCATTTTTAAGGGCAAGTCTTGGTAAGCCTCGCCTTGTAAAATTCAACGATATTGTGCTTCCTGTTCCTTCAAATGTGGAGACCTATTTAACGGCTCGATTTGGAGACAAATATATGGATCCTCCGAGTCAGAAGATTTTAAATGCCTATCCGAGCCACCTTTTGCGGTGCAATCTGGGGCCCTACGCATGAACGCGACAGTCGCGCCAGAAGGGCATCCGGTAAAATTTGCTGCGATGTTGTGCCTATATATTAACAATGATCATCTGGAAGTCGAAGCGGCTTTAAAGTCTGCATTTCACAATCAAAGTTTAAAACCTGACCATCTGATCGCTGTCTTTGACGGACCTGTTCATCCTGAGGTCGCGCGCGTCATTGATGACTTTGAAAAAGAGCATAGCGTTACCCGCGTTTACCACGACGCGTGTAAAGGACATGGTCCTTCTAGGTCCGCAGCAATTGATGCTTGCGAACATGATTGGATTGCAATCGTAGACGCGGATGATGTGTCAAAGCCGCATAGATTTGAAGCGACCTGCTCTATCATTAAACAATACCCTGACACGGCTGTTGTGGGCGGCGGGATAACTGAATTTAACACGACTGAAACACTCACCAGCTTTGGCAAAACTAAATCATATCCAGAGAGTCCAGCAGATGTCCGCAGGTATCTAAAGGCAAGATCTCCAATAGCACAGCCCGCGTCTATGCTGCGGGTAGAAGCGATTAAAGCCGTTGGGAATTATATGCCTTGGTTTAATAATGAGGATTATCATCTATGGATACGCCTTGTATCCTCTGGATATGAACT from Fretibacter rubidus encodes:
- a CDS encoding phosphorylcholine transferase LicD encodes the protein MDKCEDETTETHQMDLAGLHNVLLMIARDFDDFCTSNEITYYLMGGTALGAMRHGGFIPWDDDFDVFMDRKNYKKFLSLAPKKLNNDKYYFQAENTTEWPLFFSKLRLNDTEYVERYEDLGKMHCGIYIDIMCLYNSFSFKPLRYLQYLCAKTLSASALHKRGYNTKSVLKKVAIRCASIANLPPLKKFLFRFVSCLDGRETEVVGHFFGRAPFKRTSFLRASLGKPRLVKFNDIVLPVPSNVETYLTARFGDKYMDPPSQKILNAYPSHLLRCNLGPYA
- a CDS encoding glycosyltransferase — encoded protein: MNATVAPEGHPVKFAAMLCLYINNDHLEVEAALKSAFHNQSLKPDHLIAVFDGPVHPEVARVIDDFEKEHSVTRVYHDACKGHGPSRSAAIDACEHDWIAIVDADDVSKPHRFEATCSIIKQYPDTAVVGGGITEFNTTETLTSFGKTKSYPESPADVRRYLKARSPIAQPASMLRVEAIKAVGNYMPWFNNEDYHLWIRLVSSGYELRNSPHSLIWFRTNPALFMRRGGWRYWLNETKLQFYSLRSGTTSLRYVVPGVALRFVIQVMSPNKIRKYFYENILR